In the Necator americanus strain Aroian chromosome X, whole genome shotgun sequence genome, aattagtGCAGAGGAAAGATATAGATAGCTTAGGAACAGGGCACGGATCACATATTCAATTTGATGGATATAGCAAAGTCAGGAATTCGATATCACAACGCGAAGAATAATAATCCATTCTAATTTCCACCAAGCTTAGAAACCTCATCCAATAGAGTGCTTTAGGTTCTATTTTTATCAAATATCATATTAAATGCCTTAAGTTCACAGTTTTGAGCCCTACCTCTGTATTTGAGGTCCACCCAAGGATCCTCTGACTTAGTGAAAAGATCAGAAGACAGCAGAGCGAACACTTTCCCATCCTTTCTTACGATTTCCGCGAACGGAGTTactttttcagagtttttggTGGAACATACCGAGTATAAAGACAAATACGTAAACAATAAAAGAgttaatttttctggaaaattcattTAACTGATTAAGAAAACAAGCACATCACGTGGTGAAATAATcgcttataaaaaaaagctgtccacttttaattgaagaaaaaaattaatatactCTCGCTTACAAAAGTTGTccgtttttaagaaaaaaactgaaatgtaTTGCAGTAGCACAAAAACTACTAATCCTTGAATGAAAACTTCGTTGAACAgcagaattgaaaaaatcaaaattagaatttttaagaACAAATTCGTGAAAACAACGTTTTTTGAAGAGTGCTTCTTCTGACTATCCCATCTCTCTCTGGTAGCGCTCAGAATTTGAGAAACGCCAACTTCAGAACTTTGAAATGAACCCTTTCCACAAAttctctttggaaaaaaaaacataaatgatgGATGAGTGATGAGTTTGGCTTACCGTCATTTATGCACGTGAACAAATTTGTTAGAGAGGAAACAATCACGGTGCATAGGAAATTTGTTCATGTAAACGATGTTAGCGTCAAACAATAATAAGGTTTATCCGGTTCCACTTATCACGATGATgtcttttcattcaaaaacccTCGCATCAGCCCACCACTGTTCCTCTAGGTGCAACTAATTAGTCCATTTCCAGAATCCGCGGTATCCGCAATTTTTAAGTTAATAAGTAATTTTGTTCAATAAAATATGTCAATTCTGCCCTAATATCGTCAGTACTgctctgaaaatttttcatttgtctGGAAAATCTAGCCGGAGCACTTCGAAATACTATCAACTTCGTACAAAGTGATCCAGGCACTAACTCTACAAAGGATAGAAAGCAGAACCAATGGGAATCAAATCTACAATATTTATAATTGAAAAAGTATGgttcaacaacttttttacAGACGTTGacgctgtaaaaaaaacacgcaaaTTCTGAGGGACGCACGCACAAGACGATTCCCGGACAAGAGGGCAAGAGGTCTAGGACTACAACTGACAACTCCTAAACGTCAGTCATCAGTGGCTAAATCCAGAACATTAACGAGACACTGAGAATTATGAATTAACCTCTTGTTCAAGGAGGAGATAATATACTGAATTGTGGATTCATAGATGAGTGGAAGCGAATTGTGGATTCATAGATGAGAAGGCCACCAGACATGAGAATGAATAACTTCATCATCCAATTAATTACGGCTCAAAGTGGTACATTTTGATCCAGCAGAGGGTAGAGGGATGGGTGGAGAAAAGGGGGCCGGAGTGTGCTGAGTGCAGTTAGTTAATTATGCCTCGCAAATAGGCGATGGTGCTGCGGATAGCACTCTGGATGAGTTATATTCGCTACATATATTGGATGATTACAAGCGCTTCCATACGtatgagtgtgtgtgtgtgtgcagcGATAAATTGATGTGGTGTCGGAGCTACTGCGATATCATCGCAGTAGCTCCTTCACTCAGAATGATATATAGTGGAACACAGCACGTTAATGTTATTGTCGTAAGAAGAATTATATAGAAAAACGTTGTGAGAATAACTGTGGAATGCGCGATGAGGGATCCAAAGGAAAAGACGTCGAAAATGCCATCGTTCAAGGATGACCACGACAAAAACGACGCGAGTGTTCTTTCTTCGTAGGAAAGATTTGCGCTAACATCTGAACGTCAAACATATCTGGTATAATATCAGAACGTCGATTGAGCAATTAAGTGAAATGAGTCGAGGCACAAAGTAAACAACATCTGCAATCAACTTCCCCCTTGCACAGAAGATGCTGACAGCAGCAGCGGTTAGCGCCAATATGCGGCTCTTAATCCACTTTAGAGTTTTAGTTGACAAATATGGTTGGTGCGAGAAGAAATGCTTATTCTAACACTACAACctcaaaaaaaacaccttaaGGTCACATTCATGCAGATTTTTGAGGTTCGAGTTCTTTTACTAATAACGGCAATAATTCACAAAGATGACAATGTATCACGTCGAGGATTCGCTCACTCAAATTCAGGAGATGTGACAATGTATCAAAGCAATGTAATACAGATCCATCAGCGAACGATTGCACTTGAAGCACTGATACTCTGAGATACATCTCAAAATAAGGGCACGCATGTATGTCGGACATGTTTTCGCACGTGCTGGTTCGTCGTCCAGACTGATCATCTTAggagttctgttttttttcaggatttgtgAAGAAGATCCcgtattttcatttcaataattGTTAATTCTTTTGCCATAGCTGCGATGGAGAAATCCTAATttggagaacatcttggaaCGCCGCCTTTAAAACCGAGTGGATGGTAGGGGCTCAGTCGTGCATATGGTTTAGAAAAAGTAATATCAAAATCATTATACAATGTTAATATTCGGAcatttacatacatacataattaCAAAAACGTTAACCACCTTTCAGCAGGTGAAAACGctgttttcatgaaaaatctcgaaaacGATTAACGGGAACTGGAATAGATATTAGATATTTGACCAGAGGTGGATGTGGTAGACGAACAGAGATTAAAAAGCCGGATTGAGTACTTCAAACCACTGCTACTCGATATAATACTATTCATCGTGGAGTAAATTAGGGAATTGCCTGACAAAACTGCTCCTCTTCGTGGAGGACCGTGAACACGAATTTATTCCATGTGTATCAGCCGACCAACTAATCAAAATATATTTGCTCATCTGTCGCTGCAGGACCACATAACGTGTGGATAACAGAGAaactatttaaattttttttgaaaacaaaactcACTTCCGTTTTCATAACATTCATTCAGATCTATTCAAGAAAATCCTCCTTGGTAGCTAAGCTTTGAAACTAGTACTCGAAGCAATCCGTCTCCAGAAATCCATTAATCTTCATCATCATACGAAAAACACCTACTTTTTGCAGTTTACAGCTTCTATaatgttgatttttgatgccattgaaaatatgtaagTTTGATTAACTGTTATCAGAAATTATAAAGGACTGAAACTTCTAGGAATTACAATATTGaggcacacaaaaaaaaactcattcatGTTCATTCCAAAAATTATTACTAACAAAGGAAAATTACTTCGAGATGTATTCGATAAAGACGCAATATCCCGTATGCTGTGCAACATATATCACTACAAACGCACAAAAATGTGGTATAATGAATACACATTCCCTGGATTCTAATCCACGAAAATTATCTGCAGTAGATTTCACTGAAATCACGACAAAATGCGGTTTCCCATATAATAAGCTGTGTATTTGTCACGTGTTAATCCTACATGTGTTTTGCTAGCGCAATAATAAGTATCCTGATGAGTTATCGATGGGATTACTGTTGACAGAGAAACGACTTGTAGTGTTGAACACATAGAATCTGTTGCTTCATTTGTTTGATGAAATCGTGCGGGTGCAGAACAATCGTGAACTCGCTGCCGTCACGTATCTGCAAAAGAAACGTTCTTATTAACAGTAGCTGCTCATGCTCGAGTGGCGCACCTCATCCAACCGTTTGAAGAGTTGGTCGTTTTTCGAAAAAGGATTTAATCGTCGTTTGTTCACTTCAGTTATCACCTTAAAAGACGGATCATTTGTGGTTGATAGGGAAACTCCCAGAAAATCCTACCGCAGCTGTAGACACTCCACATCGAATAGGTGAAGCCATACATACGGGGATGTTCCGACGATCAGCCGATGAATCGGGAAGAATTGCGGCAATCTTAACTAATATACGTAATGATTTAGAAGAAAGATCGTGCATATAGTCACACGGAAAGAAAGCAGTaatattatttcttcctaTGATGGCTCTTTCTGATAAAAGCAATTGCACCCATTTCCAATCCAAAATACATAATCTATGAACTTTAGGCATTTTTGGTGCACTGACACTACTCATGCGTCTGATTGACGTCCTCCATTAACGCTGATGTAAAGACAGTAGGATCTATTCCTGGAAAGCCGCCATCTTCTGAATTGTTCTCCTAAATGGGCTAACACAAGAAATTATGGCTATTTCGTCAAACAATCCAGATAATGGCAGCTCTTCAGTAATTACTGTTCCTCCGAAGCATAAAATAAAGCTATTCGAAGTCAATCAAAATTAGATGGAGTCTTTTTCATATGGAATGGTGAATATGTTCCAGCAAGTCAATCAAaaatagaatgttttttttcctcagatgAAATGGTGACTACTACCTAGCATTACTGGGAACAAAACAGGTATAAATATGCTGAAAGGAAATGAGTAGCTGGTAAAACCAGATATACTACAAGTTCTAGAGAGCCTGAATTTTAATGGTTATTTTTTACTACAGTATTGCGAGGAAATATGAATAGGAAGATCGACTTGTCAGCTAGACATggaaaaaagtataaattCATTCATAAGGATAAAGCACGCGGCGCTGTCTCATTTGCTACAAATTTATGGACCAGGAAGACTTGAAGAACTTTGTTGGCACTTGCGTGGCTTCCACCCATCAACCGTGCAGTTACAGccaaacctcttaccaactgcgttacacccgcacaaaattatatatatatatatatatatatatatatatatatatatatatatatatatatatatccctTTTATATTAAACCATGTACTGCATAAATTATTTTGTAAAGAACCCAGTAGGGAATTATTGCATGTAATCAGAAGCCATGGAAGAAATCCTTGATCGGGGAACAGCTCGAAAAATAGGAGTACAAGTGATACTGATGATTGAATTGCTTAGTGTGACATAGGATAGGTGATTGATACCCACTTTATACTATCCTAGGCTTTATGAAATTACCTTAAAAAACTATATAACTAACTATACTAGAaattacctttaaaaaaacctcttGCACACTCTAACTATAGATGTGGCCATATATTTGGACGAAACATTTATTCTCTGGTGTACAGCTCTACAAAACCGTAATGCCGAAAAGATACTCTTAGCTCTCTCTTGCCCCCTTCAACTACCACAtcgaaaaaatttagaatttttgcaactttttttcttttcctagacttaacaataaataataatcacATCTAAATACTACTGTTCCACCATAATAAATCACAATTAACAACTTGgtaattaaaaaagaagagattcaCCCGCATACAACTCAGCCAAGCAGGATTTTGCTATCTGTAAGGTGCTAATTCGTGTACCAGCATCTCAGAAAACTAAGGATTACAACTTATTCCTGACATTGGTTCCAATAATAGAACATAGTTTTTAgagattttaagaattttacagcattattatttttcaaacgtAGCATAACGATACGTTTCCTTCACATTTTATGTCTTAGTCGATAACAGATCTTCTTGTTTCCTTGATTTTATGTTCCTTCGTTGAGCATCTTTTACTTCTTATTACTTCTTAATATAATACTGTAAAACGGACGTTCCAGTAATTATgaaaaaggcagaaaaaacTAGCAAATAAATTGGATTGACTACAACGACGAGATTGAGAAGTTGAGTCAAAATTGATATTTGATTGGAACTTGCGAATAGTTTCTTAGCAGATTcctaaattttccagaaatgaagttttttttctagaatggCCAATCAGTGTTACTATATAGGATAGTATGTATAGGATGAGTAATCGATTGATTTTGTAGTAAAAGTCTCAAGAATTCGCCTAAGACTTCGCCAACCTACTCGGTTTTTGTTCTTGTGCAGTCGAATACCAATCTCTTTGCTCTTCGTTATCGGTTTCATGAGGTGGTACACCACTCCCAATGGAATTGACCGCAACAGAAGGTTCACTGGTGTTCCAGGAGTGGATAACGAGTAGAACAGCTGGGGAATGTTTGCAATCCCTTGCACTGGTACATTTTCCACCTTAAACCAAACAACTTTCTCCATTGTTTAAACGAGATGATAGCTCATTGCTATTCATTGAAACAATGCCACAACTGAACGGTAGACCTCGATAAGCTCGTCACAGAAAGCAAATAGCTGGCTTAGCTGACGATCGTTTGCATCTGACCAACCGGCGACCCTGGAGTTGTGCAGTTTAGAAAACCATCCTGCCAATTTATGCCTCGCACAAACACAAGACTTTTCTCATCTTAAATTTGTCTTTCTTATTAAGAAATTCGCAACaaagaaatcttaccaaactCTCCCGACGACTTCCACGAAAAGTACTTGCTCAACGAGCACTGATAAATTAAGTGAGACAGATTTTACCTaaatatatcatattattGGGTACATCAAACTAAAAATTCCCAACAGATGATCTGACCGAGTGCTCATGCCCTGATCGCGTACAGTCGCACTcagtggaagaaaattctcCTTGTGGTATTGAAGATAATAATCGTAACTCACTGGAGAGACTGCTGCTGAAATATAAATTGTTTTAGCAGAGTAAGTTTCTCTTTTAATCTCTAGAATATGCTCTACAGAATCTAACAATAGTTTTCAACGAAGTGCTGTTCACTCACCACAACGACGTAGTGGAAAGCGTCGACTGTAAAGGTGATGACGACACGTTGGATGAGGAGACTCCGGGACTCAGTGTGTCATACACTCTACGAGGACTGTCATACCAATCCGCGTCCTTCTCGCTGTCGCAACTAACACGAGTTTGATTCGCAAGCATGTCATAGGTGGTCTAAATTAGGGGACTGCTCCGCTAACAAAGGTTTATTTCCAATTCGGTAAGATCTAAACACAACTAACATCTTCAATTCCAGCCTCGTTATCCTTATCCACAGTGTGTAGTCGGCTAGGGAACTGTACACTTGAACGTGGAGGTAAGGGTGGTTTGACACCCTGCGGAGGGTGGAGTTGAGAACCGCTGAAAAAAGAACCTCTAAACAGTAGACTTCGACTAATTTCGTTAAACGAATTTCTACTGAGTCGTAGGAGTTATAACAAAGTAAaagagttgattttttttaaaagaataagatgaaattaatggattttagaaaggttttgaaaagaatatgtatgtatagGGTGGCGAAAACGTATGGGCGCGTATCTTTTCGGGGTTTGATTTAATTTCGGATGCGCCTGATTTGCCATTACCATGTTCGCTTTGACTTTTTTCGCTCTGAAATCTAGAATCGAATTTTAGAATCGACGAAAGTTTGTCCTGGCCGAGAAGCAACCGCTCGCTTAGCGGCAAGCGGAAAGAATTCAAAACCAACTGCGGCTGGCTGCCtggacacatcggctagcccctgcaaACTATTACAACCCTGCACGGTCACCGTTCACCTCAAActgttctgaattgaagtcgatcGCGTAGCTGCACCCCAAAAGGTGTTGATCAACGCTCTGCACCTTTGCACTTTATAGGTGAAGGCGAATCTGAACCTTTGACTGAGATATTGAGatttctaacaaaaattttGCGAAATTCTTCATCAGAACAAgcttttctaaagaaaagacAAAGTTTTGTACGCGACAATAAAGGTTTTGATTCTATGGCAGACATTTATTAAATGTACTGCATACCGTAATTTTTGTAACCCCATCACTTAAAggcacgaaattgacgtagtgtgaaGACCACGATGGAAAACACAGAGTTTGGGATGTAGACTACAAGTATGAGCGTAGTCtcactcaatttcccctaatcgtcctgaaaaacatcgtgggaacggcgtttgttcctactaGGTACGATAGGacgaataaaatttaattgtaACCTTAATTATAACCAGAAGCTGAAATTTCGAATAAAAGATTCTTCTAAATATGCACTCATAGTTAAAACTTGCCTGTTCATAGAATGAGGATCATGCGAGAAAACCCTATGACGAGGAGATGCTTCAGTGGACATTTGCCCCTACAACACTTTTACATGGCAAtcacaacttcaaaaaaaaatacgttaAGGGTCGTTagactctttttttaagatcAATGAAAaccgaaattttcttttcgaaagaaaCCTGTAGAATCTCACCTGAGAAGGAAAGTGCGTGTCAAGAATATTGTTTGACTCGCCGGATCCGCACTTCTGGAAATgagaattttcagaaaagataTACATACTATACTTATAGAGAAGTATAACATCATCGAAGGAACACTTAAGCAAATCAGGTCACTTTTAAATGTCTTAATCATATGAATTAAGAGTTACGGATGGAAAGACAACAAAACTCTCAGCAGTTCACGTAGAATTCGTTTATGTCTACATTCTACTCATTAATTTCCTCATAACATTTTTACCCAAGTCTGAATAGTAAGAAGAAATGTCACCTTATCCAGCGACGATGATCCGTAGATATTCGACGAATCGCCAAAAATCGCCAGGCGTCGTAGAGTTTCCGTGGTGCACGTCAACCACTCCGAGCACACTTCGCTGGAATTTTTCACATCTCGACTACTAATTTCCAACGCTTCGCTCACATTTTGTTGGTTTCATGTGCGAGTGCACTTGCGTCTTCATCAAAACTTACGGATGCAATGCGGCCAATTCAATTGGTTCCAAATCTCGAAGACCAATGATGAACGAACGCGAGTCGGCCACTACTGGGCTCACGTAGTTCGCGAACAAAAGATCCAGTACCTGGGATTACTGAGACAATTATTTAATGGAAGAGGAATGTCAAATAGTTGGCAGGTCACGTATCCGCATATTTTCACCATTGATGAGAACAGCAgattacgaaaaaagaaacgagttAAGCCCTGAGGAGGGGGAGGTTGCACGTAGGGAAGCGAAACGTGGAAGAGCCGCGCTAACGAAAATATAAGctctcaaaataaaataaacgggCAGGATTGGGAGTCAAAATCTGGTGCAAAAACAAATCCTACCTTTtgtcctcgaaaaaaaacgggGGCAAACCTAGAAACAAGGAGCATAAagtaatatgaatatgaagtactgaaaagaagtgaacaaaatattccacagatttccttcttctcttctcttcgttTACCCTTATTATACCTATATTTATACCCTTATTTGAACTGTTGCTAAACAAAAACACCATTTTACTAAGTTATAAAGCAAAAACAGTACGACTTGGAAGAATCCCTTCAGAAGACAACATGTCTTAAGGGGTATGAGAATACCAATCCAAGAAATGATGCCAAGATATATGAAGGAGACAAACAGAATACCTGCACAGACAACGATAAGCAGCGAAGAAACACTGTTATTTCCATTCCTCCCTTTTCAAAttctcactttattttttgtgaatcATTCTAACTTTATACGCTGTTCTCCAACTGAAATTCTCCGTAAGCctaagaaaactgaaaaaaaaaatcgtgc is a window encoding:
- a CDS encoding hypothetical protein (NECATOR_CHRX.G26441.T1); the protein is MPATREAIKCSLLQQKTTRRSGTLRRKKKVEYGEACWVALCVHDDKIPILEWYHGEDSVKQHQPFKVLDLLFANYVSPVVADSRSFIIGLRDLEPIELAALHPEVCSEWLTCTTETLRRLAIFGDSSNIYGSSSLDKKCGSGESNNILDTHFPSQGQMSTEASPRHRVFSHDPHSMNSGSQLHPPQGVKPPLPPRSSVQFPSRLHTVDKDNEAGIEDTTYDMLANQTRVSCDSEKDADWYDSPRRVYDTLSPGVSSSNVSSSPLQSTLSTTSLCSSLSSELRLLSSIPQGEFSSTECDCTRSGHEHSVKSVSLNLSVLVEQVLFVEVVGRVWVAGWSDANDRQLSQLFAFCDELIEVENVPVQGIANIPQLFYSLSTPGTPVNLLLRSIPLGVVYHLMKPITKSKEIGIRLHKNKNRIAAILPDSSADRRNIPVCMASPIRCGVSTAAVITEVNKRRLNPFSKNDQLFKRLDEIRDGSEFTIVLHPHDFIKQMKQQILCVQHYKSFLCQQ